A single Phoenix dactylifera cultivar Barhee BC4 chromosome 1, palm_55x_up_171113_PBpolish2nd_filt_p, whole genome shotgun sequence DNA region contains:
- the LOC120104926 gene encoding magnesium transporter MRS2-F-like: MLLEAYFVQIDGTLNKLSHLKEYVDDTEDYINIMLDEKENQLLQTGVMLTTATVVVTAGIVVVSIFGMNIGISLFDVPTFSQFWETTFGTIGGCIVLYVLAIGLGMRSGLLQ; the protein is encoded by the exons ATGCTTCTAGAGGCTTACTTTGTGCAGATTGATGGCACTCTAAACAAATTATCCCAT TTGAAAGAGTATGTGGACGATACAGAAGATTACATCAACATCATGCTAGATGAGAAAGAGAATCAGCTGCTACAGACGGGAGTCATGCTCACCACCGCAACTGTTGTAGTCACTGCTGGCATTGTGGTTGTGAGCATATTTGGTATGAATATAGGTATTTCGCTATTTGATGTTCCAACTTTTTCCCAATTCTGGGAGACCACTTTTGGCACCATAGGCGGCTGTATCGTCCTATATGTTTTAGCCATTGGATTGGGCATGAGAAGTGGACTGCTGCAATGA
- the LOC120112849 gene encoding RNA demethylase ALKBH9B-like: MAEGASPPAVDNLDGKLDKVSIRRGGKGRSPASINGGYRSNSSSARSTGSSPASDWARTPGQHNRQFNNSSSRSLEEGDDGDDLAGAAEKARASGGTPLSRDQREAIRFSMVGRKKDFKHMERVDGRWINVLEGLELHTGVFSAAEQKRIVACVYDVQEKGRNRQLRRRTYSEPRKWMRGKGRVTIQFGCCYNYAVDNYGNPPGIIQDEEVDPMPPLLKTMIKRMVAWHVLPPTCVPDSCIINIYDKDDCIPPHIDHHDFLRPFCTVSLLSKCNILFGRELKIMGPGEFSGSTAIPLPVGSVLVLNGNGADVAKHCVPAVPTERISITFRKMDDSKLPYKFSPDPALQNLHPLAYPPIKSPVQQVANTLSPNQQQITPEAQVLGKHMHCHWSHNSKAQEQVEIAGLASSSPFKLGSDDFPPLGSSSANGRSNKPSRPLRQELEQQKL, translated from the exons ATGGCTGAAGGCGCATCCCCTCCCGCCGTCGACAACCTTGACG GAAAACTTGATAAGGTTTCGATCAGGCGTGGCGGAAAAGGAAGATCCCCTGCTTCGATTAATGGCGGGTATCGATCCAACTCTTCGTCGGCGAGGTCGACCGGGAGCTCGCCGGCTTCCGATTGGGCCCGGACGCCTGGGCAGCACAACCGGCAATTCAACAATTCGAGTTCGAGGTCGCTGGAGGAAGGAGATGATGGAGATGATTTGGCGGGGGCGGCGGAGAAGGCTAGGGCCAGTGGAGGGACTCCGTTGTCGAGGGATCAGAGGGAGGCGATAAGGTTCTCGATGGTAGGGAGGAAGAAGGACTTCAAGCACATGGAGAGGGTCGATGGCCGGTGGATCAATGTGCTCGAGGGGCTCGAGCTTCATACTGGAGTTTTTAGTGCAGCGGAGCAGAAGAGGATTGTGGCTTGCGTCTACGATgttcaggagaaggggaggaatcGGCAACTCAGAA GACGCACATATTCGGAACCACGAAAATGGATGCGTGGGAAGGGGCGTGTAACGATACAATTTGGATGCTGCTACAACTATGCAGTG GACAATTATGGGAATCCTCCAGGCATAATACAGGATGAGGAAGTAGATCCTATGCCGCCCTTATTAAAAACAATGATCAAGAGAATGGTTGCATGGCATGTCCTTCCTCCCACTTGTGTCCCTGATAGTTGCATCAtcaacatatatgataaagatgACTGCATTCCTCCTCACATAGATCATCATGACTTCCTCCGGCCTTTTTGCACTGTCTCCTTGCTATCGaagtgtaatattttatttggcaGAGAACTTAAAATAATGGGACCAGGAGAATTCTCAGGATCTACCGCAATACCTCTACCTGTTGG TTCTGTGCTTGTCTTAAATGGCAATGGTGCTGATGTGGCAAAGCATTGTGTGCCAGCTGTCCCCACTGAAAG GATTTCTATTACGTTCAGAAAGATGGATGACAGTAAGCTTCCTTACAAGTTCTCACCTGACCCGGCTCTGCAGAATCTTCATCCTCTTGCATATCCACCAATAAAATCCCCAGTGCAACAAGTAGCTAACACACTTTCTCCAAATCAGCAGCAAATTACTCCAGAAGCTCAAGTTCTGGGTAAACATATGCACTGCCACTGGAGCCATAATTCGAAGGCCCAGGAGCAAGTAGAAATTGCTGGGCTGGCTTCTAGCAGCCCCTTTAAATTGGGTTCAGATGATTTTCCTCCACTGGGTTCGAGTTCAGCAAATGGCCGATCAAACAAGCCAAGCCGTCCATTGCGGCAGGAACTTGAGCAACAGaaactttaa